GGAGGGATTTGCGACAAAGCTTTAGGTCGCTGTCTGTATATGGATATTCACGCATTTCCATCTGGTCACAGTAGATTCTCAGAGGCTTTAGGACTCCTTTGAGTTTCAACAATTGCTCTGGTTGAAGATCAGTGGGATCATGTAAGTACAGTTTATCAGGTAAAACAGAGCCTGAAAAATACTCTATGCACTCATCAAAATGCCAATGCTTCAAacaaatttgattttattcGTCATTGCACTTTGTGCAATCATACCCTTAGGAACTGAGTTTCATTATCACTACAGGATAAAGCAAGAATGATGGAACTGCATTGACCAAACATTTGTGCCTGCATACTTgtatacagtaagtctctggcTTCCTTGTAAAAACTCAGTAATTCTACAATTGTATACACAATCAGACTATGGTATACgctatatattaaaaaagaccACCAAACGCAATTCACCTGCAACAATGTCAACAGATTTGTTGGAAGGTCCACAGTAGAGGATGGCAGGCTTTTTTGGGGGTTTCTCATCAGGGGTTGATTTGGAAGAGGCCAGAAAGTCTTGGTTCTTCTTGAAAAACCAATAAACAATGTGAATACCAACCACTGTTTTCCCTGTACCTGTTGATGAAATATTGTACAGTGTTTGgcatattaataaaatttcTTCAGCATTTTCCATAAGACATTTCCATTCCCAAGACTGCAAATCAGTCTGATTATTAtagatttttgcattttctgaccCTACTCACAACAGTGAACAAAATGAGACAATCAATAGACAAATCTGTGAAATTAAACATCAGTTTGGAAGGTTTGTGACATTTAGTGAATTGCTTAATACTGAAACTAAAAAAGTGACCTTACAAAGTTCTACAGCTAATTACAaaagcaactatattattactaCATACAGTACCTGGTGGGCCCTGGATCACTGTGAAAGGTTTCTTCACAGCCTCCTCAACAGCTTTCTGCTGGCTGTCATTCAGACGTGGCAGGTTCAGGCTTTCATCCACATTGTCCAAGTTGATATTTTGATATGCCTCTAAAACAAGAGGGTTTCAGcacattaaaataacagttaCATAAGATATCCATTGAGCAGACCAAAAAAAGCAGTATTGTAGGGGTTTTCATTCATTCCAATTTTAATAGTAGATTTTGTAAAGAAATTGTTGGCAGAATTTGTATTGCAGTTACCTTTACATTTTACTCATGTATTTAGTTCAGCTAATTTTTACTCTTATGCATTTAGTTCAGtttcatttttcaaaagtaGTCACAGGCAGGCCTGTCTGTGTTACAATTtgccaaattattaatttcaagCTTCCTTACAGCCTACAAAAATTTGATAAATGACTTGCAATGAAACATCTGGGCGGTATTCCAGAAAGCAAGTTATTtgacatacccgggtatgtgTAAGTGGATAAATTCAGCTTTCGGTGCCAAAAATGGAGGTATTTTTCAGGGTATGTACTGTAAGTAGCCATAGCAACTTATTCTCTGAACATAACCTGCTCTGCAGACCTCAACGTATGCACGACCTAttggggcagtcgtggcctaatggctATAGAATCAGACTTATAACCAAAAGGTTGTGAGTTTGAGTCTCCATACAAGCAGGGATTGTAGATGGGGGAAATGAATGACTAGCACTCTCTTCCACCcaaggtgagacccttgagcaaggcaccaaaccacCACAGCAAAAAATGGCTGcacactgctctgggtgtgtgttcacaacTGTGTGTTCATggtgaaatgcagagcacaaattccaagtatggaaCAGCATAATACAcgacatgtcacgtcactttctgTCACTATTGACGAGACTCCAGCGGGTTTGacagatatataaatatacagtgccctccactaatattggcacccttggtaaatatgagcaaaggtggctgtgaaaataaatctgcattgtttatcctattgatctttcattcaagaAATTCCAAAAATTTTAACCTAatattgaagtaaaacaattgaaagtgggggaaaaatctcattgtgaaataaatgcttggagagtctttagccactcaaactctcctcctcaacgtgcattaggacaatatagacacacgtcctcttccaggcagatttgtaatatctttagttgattggaaccacttaattattgccctgatggtggaaatggggattttcaatgctcttttcttacagccactttctattttgtgatgctcaacaatcttgttctgcacatcagaactctATTattaggttttactccttgtgatggatgattaaggcaATTTGGcatttgtgttcctcatatttataatcttGTGGAACAGGTAGTCAtagctggacaatttcatgctcttAATCACCCTGGTGCGCTAAAagatgtaaatatgaatgggaatatacttcagagatattttattcataagaatttctaggggtgccaataattgtggccaacatgccttgtagaaaaacatttatttcaattgttttacttcaatgaaaggttcgaatttttgtgaattttttggaatgaaagataaaaaagaTCAacgatgcagatttattttcacagccgcctttgctcatatttactaAGGGtaccaatattagtggagggcactgtatatatatatatatataaaggagTTCAAGGTCTCTCACACCAGAGAAGCACCACTCTATTGGGACTCCAAGGACTTGAGGGTGTCATCGGAGGCATCACTGTGCAGACAGGCAGGAAGTGGAGAGCAAAGGAAGACCTGGAAATTGCTGAGTCCCCACTTCAGACATAGAGCTTTGGTGGGCACGGTAGCTACGAGTCAGGCAGTGTTAGGCACCAACTCACAACCCCACTATGATAAAGCCCATGGTAGGGATCGCCTCCAGCTAGCAGGGAGCATGGACGAGGTGGGAGTGAGCACTGGAGATGATGATCTCCTGAACAAGTTCTTGGTCCGAGTGGACTATGATATTCTTTCTAGCCCAGCAAATCTTTTTATCTGGGAAAGGACAATTCACCAGCATGTCATCTACGCCCTGAGAGGGGTTCCCTTGAGCACATCTTAAACAGTTGCCCAACAGCCCTGGGGGAGGGATACTACCGCTGGCAGCACAATCAGGGGCTGAAGTCCATCTCCAAATCCGTGACCGACAACAAACACAGCTTTCACCAGAGGAACAGCATCTTTGTCTTACTCCAAGTTGACTGAACTTACTCCTGGACACATTTTTGTTATGAGGTGTGGTAACTGTAGTACTAAGTGTAATAATTGAAGTCTTGATGAATACAACATTGTTTGTAATTTGCTTCTTATAAAGCAATAACTAGAAATAACTAGAAAATAACTAGATTGTGAATATATATCCTTATTGTGAAATGAAATGactcattttgtgaaatatgatttttgGGCATATCGTCCATGCCTTAGCTGCCATGTTGCTGCACTTACTGGCATTCGGTTCTTCAAGTTGTTGGTTAGTGGCAACATTCTTCACCAGATTATTCGCCcgttttaagtttttaatcacattttcCCTGAGCCTGCAAAAAGGCTGCATTAGTATATGTTTAATTGTGTATAAATCTGAAATGCAGCAGCAGGATGAACATCACTTACAAATATGGAATTTTTTTGGGAATGACCTCAACAGTGAAGTTTGTTCCCCGTTCAAAAACCTTGGGTGGGATGTAACTCATAGATTTTTTTGTGAtctgaaatttaattttgttttgattgtcTCCATTCTTCTGTTTCTTTGGTTTTGTGGTTACTGCATGTGCAACCCATGTAAAAGGTAGTGAACCCTGCAGGTCTAAAATTTCTGAACTATCCAGATGTTCTGCATCACTCTCATCCTTCTTCAGTTTCTGATCTCTTAGTCTGATGCACAAGAAACAGTTGCTAAGATCAAACTCCAGAGACCACTGTTTTTTCTGAGTCTTTGTCAGATTAAAGAACCCTTGGAGATTTGTTTCATCTCCAGTCCACGTTATACGCACACCCTCTAAGATGACGCTGTCATTTTCTTCCAAAGCATTGTAAGCGGTGTCTATCTGGCATAGTTGGCTCCAGATGTTCTGGTACTCCTCGTAGCTCTCATAGAAAGGCTTCGATGAATTGCATACTGTTTTGGAAAAACAATCAATAGGGTTTCTTGTGTGCTCCAAACAGATCTCAAAACATTGATTAACACTGAGCAGTTGAACTACAGGAACTGGAAAGCCATCTTTGAGTTCATTCCCAAGCTGCACCTGAACAACTGCTCCTAACTTCAGCTCCATGGTTAGTTCCTTATAATGGCGTTGTTCTGTTGAACAAGCCTCACTTGTACTTCTTTCCTTTTCTTCATTCTCAGATTTTTTCATGTCTTGGAGGCATTGCTCAATCTTAATCCAATCCTGCTGTTTCATTGCATATAGCAGCCTTTTCCACAAGTTACTTGACACTGGTGTCACATTCTTTATGGGATTTGATGGATACGAACTCTTGAACAATTTTCTGAAAGAATACACTCTTCTCTTCCAACGAAGAGTCATGGAGTTATCTTCCTTGTTGTAGCTTGGCTGATCCACAACTTTAAGATGCTTGTACATGATGGTGATGACGCCTAATTTAGAATGTAGTGGGAACGATATTGTGAATTCATGCCCTTGTGGAGTGAGCTGGTCCACCACTGCAAGCTTAACCACATCTTTGGGTTGAAACTGAAACGTTTTTAGTTTCAACACCAGAGCATCATGCTTCTCTTCTGCATCCATTCCAGATTGGCAGAACCCATTGATTTCAACTTGAGTGTAGTCAGCTTGCTTTAGGATCTCCTTAGACAGCATGGTGTGCAGATGTCTCTGCAAGATAAGGTCCAGATAACTCCTCATAGGAGATGATGCACAGGTGTAGGCGTTCAGCCGTAAATCATGGTGACCCAACCTGGAATCCACTGAGGAACATGACCGAAGGATGACGGCTTTCTTCTGAATGTCACGAAACTCCTGCACCATAGGGATAAGAGTGGGATGGATTTCATCCGAAAAAATTAACTGCATCAGATTATAATAATCTTTGCTCTGTGCAAACTCTTCCATCTTTTGAAATATGGACGtgaatatattaaatgataTGCCATTGTGCTCCATATTTTCATATTGTGGATTGGGCCAAACTTGCTCTTCACTATGAGTATCTACTTCACAAACATTTGAAAAGTAAGGCGACATGGGAATTAGCTCAGCATATTTCTCCTTAAAATGAGACAGTTGTTCTGGGTCCGGCTCCCTGTGGCACCTCAGTGGAGTGAGATGTCTTGTGACGTCTGTAGATATGAGTTTTTCGGCTGTGGCACTATTGTAGAGATTCATTAGCTCCTCCACCATGGCATGAGAGCGACTTTGCCCTGCCTGCCTCCCAAACGGCCATCCACCTTCCAGCCTGTGTTTTCTGTGCACTTCTGAGAAACGGCAAGCGACAGCTAAACAATCCTCCACGCAAGAGAACTGCAGAGGCTCAGTGTCATCCAAGCAGTACTTCTGAATAATTTCGTCTGCCTCTTCATATGACATCCGTCTGTTAGACTTAATTTGGGTTTGATCAAACTCTATGTTTAgtattttgcttgttttcttGTCAATGTCTACCAGCAAGGATATGGCTTTCCGAATCTTATTAGGCAACAAACTCAAGTGGTCATTGCTCAGCTCTCTTGAGAACATGAAATTCACGTCTCCCTTCTCTGGA
The sequence above is a segment of the Onychostoma macrolepis isolate SWU-2019 chromosome 07, ASM1243209v1, whole genome shotgun sequence genome. Coding sequences within it:
- the helz2c gene encoding helicase with zinc finger domain 2 isoform X2; its protein translation is METSVSEESDSASSSNAEDNHSKTVCKTLFETTSLHSDSEFDQELCKKDIEKLLNTNPDVFKRCKLVMERHDQACARPLDEPTLCIKICGREHVGRSFPEDEVCVKILDREQCPQEGEVLKGRVVGLINRDENSLTFICKMVGDNPKLVAPLNKHMTRIRTVQTKPDMVEIRQYKNGRWVRKEFVKIAENQMLLIKVIKWENGKTYPLGVVTKIIPECDALDEMLGIELGCKDTPPPFKLQEPEDDKTLYRTQLCGIITFTIDPPTAEDLDDAISVREINCDSYQIGIHITDVANVIPKDSEQDNFARLRGKTIYTPEKGDVNFMFSRELSNDHLSLLPNKIRKAISLLVDIDKKTSKILNIEFDQTQIKSNRRMSYEEADEIIQKYCLDDTEPLQFSCVEDCLAVACRFSEVHRKHRLEGGWPFGRQAGQSRSHAMVEELMNLYNSATAEKLISTDVTRHLTPLRCHREPDPEQLSHFKEKYAELIPMSPYFSNVCEVDTHSEEQVWPNPQYENMEHNGISFNIFTSIFQKMEEFAQSKDYYNLMQLIFSDEIHPTLIPMVQEFRDIQKKAVILRSCSSVDSRLGHHDLRLNAYTCASSPMRSYLDLILQRHLHTMLSKEILKQADYTQVEINGFCQSGMDAEEKHDALVLKLKTFQFQPKDVVKLAVVDQLTPQGHEFTISFPLHSKLGVITIMYKHLKVVDQPSYNKEDNSMTLRWKRRVYSFRKLFKSSYPSNPIKNVTPVSSNLWKRLLYAMKQQDWIKIEQCLQDMKKSENEEKERSTSEACSTEQRHYKELTMELKLGAVVQVQLGNELKDGFPVPVVQLLSVNQCFEICLEHTRNPIDCFSKTVCNSSKPFYESYEEYQNIWSQLCQIDTAYNALEENDSVILEGVRITWTGDETNLQGFFNLTKTQKKQWSLEFDLSNCFLCIRLRDQKLKKDESDAEHLDSSEILDLQGSLPFTWVAHAVTTKPKKQKNGDNQNKIKFQITKKSMSYIPPKVFERGTNFTVEVIPKKIPYLLRENVIKNLKRANNLVKNVATNQQLEEPNAKAYQNINLDNVDESLNLPRLNDSQQKAVEEAVKKPFTVIQGPPGTGKTVVGIHIVYWFFKKNQDFLASSKSTPDEKPPKKPAILYCGPSNKSVDIVAEQLLKLKGVLKPLRIYCDQMEMREYPYTDSDLKLCRKSLRDEKPNEELKNITLMYLVRKPENPFSVQIKNFERQKLSEDQVDIYRKQLKEAHKHEIQKYDVVLCTCSSALKPEILAVMDFRQILIDECAMATEPEAFIPLVSYNPKQIVLLGDHQQIRPIVQCALVKKMGMQQSLFERYMDLAIMLDTQYRMHEAICRFPSKEFYKGILKTGAERGPCYLLNKYELPTAILFGHVQGKEDSLVVSTKEGNESSVANTEEAEQAVRVADMLINQSGVPPEHIAILTPYNAQVSEIKKTAEKRGIENVTVCTIMKSQGSEWPYVIVSTVRSCSISDIESDRPSKSWLGKRLGFITDPNQVNVAITRAQDGLCILGNSTLLRCCELWKRLLDHYYRAHCVVNPASDIKVQSRE
- the helz2c gene encoding helicase with zinc finger domain 2 isoform X3, translated to MSQYVFAGANPNRKYMETSVSEESDSASSSNAEDNHSKTVCKTLFETTSLHSDSEFDQELCKKDIEKLLNTNPDVFKRCKLVMERHDQACARPLDEPTLCIKICGREHVGRSFPEDEVCVKILDREQCPQEGEVLKGRVVGLINRDENSLTFICKMVGDNPKLVAPLNKHMTRIRTVQTKPDMVEIRQYKNGRWVRKEFVKIAENQMLLIKVIKWENGKTYPLGVVTKIIPECDALDEMLGIELGCKDTPPPFKLQEPEDDKTLYRTQLCGIITFTIDPPTAEDLDDAISVREINCDSYQIGIHITDVANVIPKDSEQDNFARLRGKTIYTPEKGDVNFMFSRELSNDHLSLLPNKIRKAISLLVDIDKKTSKILNIEFDQTQIKSNRRMSYEEADEIIQKYCLDDTEPLQFSCVEDCLAVACRFSEVHRKHRLEGGWPFGRQAGQSRSHAMVEELMNLYNSATAEKLISTDVTRHLTPLRCHREPDPEQLSHFKEKYAELIPMSPYFSNVCEVDTHSEEQVWPNPQYENMEHNGISFNIFTSIFQKMEEFAQSKDYYNLMQLIFSDEIHPTLIPMVQEFRDIQKKAVILRSCSSVDSRLGHHDLRLNAYTCASSPMRSYLDLILQRHLHTMLSKEILKQADYTQVEINGFCQSGMDAEEKHDALVLKLKTFQFQPKDVVKLAVVDQLTPQGHEFTISFPLHSKLGVITIMYKHLKVVDQPSYNKEDNSMTLRWKRRVYSFRKLFKSSYPSNPIKNVTPVSSNLWKRLLYAMKQQDWIKIEQCLQDMKKSENEEKERSTSEACSTEQRHYKELTMELKLGAVVQVQLGNELKDGFPVPVVQLLSVNQCFEICLEHTRNPIDCFSKTVCNSSKPFYESYEEYQNIWSQLCQIDTAYNALEENDSVILEGVRITWTGDETNLQGFFNLTKTQKKQWSLEFDLSNCFLCIRLRDQKLKKDESDAEHLDSSEILDLQGSLPFTWVAHAVTTKPKKQKNGDNQNKIKFQITKKSMSYIPPKVFERGTNFTVEVIPKKIPYLLRENVIKNLKRANNLVKNVATNQQLEEPNAKAYQNINLDNVDESLNLPRLNDSQQKAVEEAVKKPFTVIQGPPGTGKTVVGIHIVYWFFKKNQDFLASSKSTPDEKPPKKPAILYCGPSNKSVDIVAEQLLKLKGVLKPLRIYCDQMEMREYPYTDSDLKLCRKSLRDEKPNEELKNITLMYLVRKPENPFSVQIKNFERQKLSEDQVDIYRKQLKEAHKHEIQKYDVVLCTCSSALKPEILAVMDFRQILIDECAMATEPEAFIPLVSYNPKQIVLLGDHQQIRPIVQCALVKKMGMQQSLFERYMDLAIMLDTQYRMHEAICRFPSKEFYKGILKTGAERGPCYLLNKYELPTAILFGHVQGKEDSLVVSTKEGNESSVANTEEAEQAVRVADMLINQSGVPPEHIAILTPYNAQVSEIKKTAEKRGIENVTVCTIMKSQESDRPSKSWLGKRLGFITDPNQVNVAITRAQDGLCILGNSTLLRCCELWKRLLDHYYRAHCVVNPASDIKVQSRE
- the helz2c gene encoding helicase with zinc finger domain 2 isoform X1, whose protein sequence is MSQYVFAGANPNRKYMETSVSEESDSASSSNAEDNHSKTVCKTLFETTSLHSDSEFDQELCKKDIEKLLNTNPDVFKRCKLVMERHDQACARPLDEPTLCIKICGREHVGRSFPEDEVCVKILDREQCPQEGEVLKGRVVGLINRDENSLTFICKMVGDNPKLVAPLNKHMTRIRTVQTKPDMVEIRQYKNGRWVRKEFVKIAENQMLLIKVIKWENGKTYPLGVVTKIIPECDALDEMLGIELGCKDTPPPFKLQEPEDDKTLYRTQLCGIITFTIDPPTAEDLDDAISVREINCDSYQIGIHITDVANVIPKDSEQDNFARLRGKTIYTPEKGDVNFMFSRELSNDHLSLLPNKIRKAISLLVDIDKKTSKILNIEFDQTQIKSNRRMSYEEADEIIQKYCLDDTEPLQFSCVEDCLAVACRFSEVHRKHRLEGGWPFGRQAGQSRSHAMVEELMNLYNSATAEKLISTDVTRHLTPLRCHREPDPEQLSHFKEKYAELIPMSPYFSNVCEVDTHSEEQVWPNPQYENMEHNGISFNIFTSIFQKMEEFAQSKDYYNLMQLIFSDEIHPTLIPMVQEFRDIQKKAVILRSCSSVDSRLGHHDLRLNAYTCASSPMRSYLDLILQRHLHTMLSKEILKQADYTQVEINGFCQSGMDAEEKHDALVLKLKTFQFQPKDVVKLAVVDQLTPQGHEFTISFPLHSKLGVITIMYKHLKVVDQPSYNKEDNSMTLRWKRRVYSFRKLFKSSYPSNPIKNVTPVSSNLWKRLLYAMKQQDWIKIEQCLQDMKKSENEEKERSTSEACSTEQRHYKELTMELKLGAVVQVQLGNELKDGFPVPVVQLLSVNQCFEICLEHTRNPIDCFSKTVCNSSKPFYESYEEYQNIWSQLCQIDTAYNALEENDSVILEGVRITWTGDETNLQGFFNLTKTQKKQWSLEFDLSNCFLCIRLRDQKLKKDESDAEHLDSSEILDLQGSLPFTWVAHAVTTKPKKQKNGDNQNKIKFQITKKSMSYIPPKVFERGTNFTVEVIPKKIPYLLRENVIKNLKRANNLVKNVATNQQLEEPNAKAYQNINLDNVDESLNLPRLNDSQQKAVEEAVKKPFTVIQGPPGTGKTVVGIHIVYWFFKKNQDFLASSKSTPDEKPPKKPAILYCGPSNKSVDIVAEQLLKLKGVLKPLRIYCDQMEMREYPYTDSDLKLCRKSLRDEKPNEELKNITLMYLVRKPENPFSVQIKNFERQKLSEDQVDIYRKQLKEAHKHEIQKYDVVLCTCSSALKPEILAVMDFRQILIDECAMATEPEAFIPLVSYNPKQIVLLGDHQQIRPIVQCALVKKMGMQQSLFERYMDLAIMLDTQYRMHEAICRFPSKEFYKGILKTGAERGPCYLLNKYELPTAILFGHVQGKEDSLVVSTKEGNESSVANTEEAEQAVRVADMLINQSGVPPEHIAILTPYNAQVSEIKKTAEKRGIENVTVCTIMKSQGSEWPYVIVSTVRSCSISDIESDRPSKSWLGKRLGFITDPNQVNVAITRAQDGLCILGNSTLLRCCELWKRLLDHYYRAHCVVNPASDIKVQSRE